In the genome of Microcoleus vaginatus PCC 9802, the window TGCGCGGGGCGCACCCTACAATACAGTTAGGCTATCTTCTTAAGTCCCTTCACTCAGCCTCCGCAAATTCAAAATATCGCTCATCTTTTTAATTTGCATACAAGTGCGCTCGAACTGTTGTTTATCCTGGATATCCATGCACAAGTCAATTAATGCAGGCAATCCGGGATATGTTTTGACTTGAGCGCTGCGGACGTTTACTTGGTTGTCCTTCAAATGCGATAAAACATCATTGAGAACTCCCACTCGATCGAGGGCTTCAATTTGAATGTTAACCGGATAAGTGTTGGGTCGAGATTCATTGCGGTTGCTGGAATTCCAACTCACAGGAACCAACCGATCCCCAGGCACGCTCTCAACATTTGAACATCCTTGCCGGTGAATCGAAATTCCGCGAGTGCGAGTCACAACTCCAATAATTGATTCCCCAGGAATCGGACAGCAACAGCCGGATAAATGGTAGAGCAATCCCTCTACACCTGCGATCGGCGATTTGCTCGGAGACGAACTCGGTACTGGTTTCGGTGCCGTCGATGCAGGTATTAGCTGGGGCAATTCCTGTCCTCCTGCGGGAGCAGCTTCAATTTTTTGCTGCACTTTTACTAAATCTCGCAGTCGATTTACTACGAGATTTAGAGTCACTTCGCCATAGCCCAAACCGGCGATTAAATCTTCGACGCTGTGGTAGTTGCAGCGCTGAGCCACAGACTGCATGGGTTCAGATTTCAGCAAAGATTCTAAGCCGTTTTTACCTAATTCTTTTTCCAGCAATTCCCGCCCGCGAGCAAGATTTTCATCTCGGTGCGATCGCTTCAACCACTGGCGAATTCGGTTTTTTGCTCCGTTTGTTTTGACAAAATTCAGCCAGTCGGAACTCGGATGACCATTTTTTTGGGTCAAGATTTCTACAATATCGCCGTTCTTTAAAACCTTATCTAGTGTTACCATTCGCCCGTTGACTCTGGCACCGGTGCAGCGATTGCCAATTTCTGTGTGAATGCGGTAAGCAAAATCTACGGGAGTTGATCCACTATTGAGAGCAATTACGTCTCCGTTAGGAGTAAAAACGTAAATATCTTCGTCGAATAAGTTGTCCTTAATGCTTTGTAAATATTCGCGATCGTCTTTCAGGTCGCTTTGCCATTCTAGAAGTTGTCGCAGCCAAGTAAATTTTTCGTCGTCGCCGGTGACTGTTGTGTTAGAACCGCCAGTTTCTTTGTATTTCCAGTGGGCGGCAATGCCGTATTCTGCAATGTGGTGCATTGCTACGGTGCGAATTTGCACTTCGATGGGGCGGCCGCTGGTTCCGATTACTCCGGTGTGTAAAGATTGATAGCGGTTGGCTTTTGGTAAACCGATATAATCTTTAAAGCGGCCGGGAATCGGGCGGAAAGAATCGTGGACGATCGCCAAAGCCCGATAACAGTCATCATTGCTTTCTACTATGATCCGCACCGCAGCAATATCGTACACTTGGTTAAACCCTTTTTGGCGGCGCTGCATCTTCCCATAAATCCCGTACAAATGTTTGGGACGGCCGCTAACTTCGTAGCATTTAATGCCTAAATTGTCAAGCCTTTCTCGCAAACAATCTGTGACTTCTGCGAGTTGAGTTTCTCGATCGGCCCGCTTCTCGGCCACCAATTCCTGAATTTCGCGGTAAGCTTCCGGTTCCAAGT includes:
- a CDS encoding bifunctional (p)ppGpp synthetase/guanosine-3',5'-bis(diphosphate) 3'-pyrophosphohydrolase, whose amino-acid sequence is MNANTLTPSHSIDPAVVPDWLQECLNTRSQPDGGPNPNCSSTDDSLICRAFEFARDLHEGQYRKSGEPYICHPVAVAGILRYMGGNNVMIAAGFLHDIVEDTDITLEEIEQRFGAEVRQLVEGVTKLSKFNFSSKTERLAENFRRMFLAMAKDIRVIVVKLADRLHNMRTLEHLSEEKQRSIALETRDIFAPLANRLGIGRFKWELEDLAFKYLEPEAYREIQELVAEKRADRETQLAEVTDCLRERLDNLGIKCYEVSGRPKHLYGIYGKMQRRQKGFNQVYDIAAVRIIVESNDDCYRALAIVHDSFRPIPGRFKDYIGLPKANRYQSLHTGVIGTSGRPIEVQIRTVAMHHIAEYGIAAHWKYKETGGSNTTVTGDDEKFTWLRQLLEWQSDLKDDREYLQSIKDNLFDEDIYVFTPNGDVIALNSGSTPVDFAYRIHTEIGNRCTGARVNGRMVTLDKVLKNGDIVEILTQKNGHPSSDWLNFVKTNGAKNRIRQWLKRSHRDENLARGRELLEKELGKNGLESLLKSEPMQSVAQRCNYHSVEDLIAGLGYGEVTLNLVVNRLRDLVKVQQKIEAAPAGGQELPQLIPASTAPKPVPSSSPSKSPIAGVEGLLYHLSGCCCPIPGESIIGVVTRTRGISIHRQGCSNVESVPGDRLVPVSWNSSNRNESRPNTYPVNIQIEALDRVGVLNDVLSHLKDNQVNVRSAQVKTYPGLPALIDLCMDIQDKQQFERTCMQIKKMSDILNLRRLSEGT